In Rhipicephalus microplus isolate Deutch F79 chromosome 9, USDA_Rmic, whole genome shotgun sequence, one genomic interval encodes:
- the Gale gene encoding UDP-galactose 4'-epimerase, which yields MTSKGNIFVTGGAGYVGSHTVLELLNAGYDVVVMDNYHNAHPDKEGKMPESLRRVQELTGKAVTFYKADLKDQTSIDEIFKKHHFDCVIHFAALKAVGESWQIPLDYYRTNLGGTVNLLDVMRSHGVKKIIFSSSCTVYGVPKYLPIDEDHPTGQSCTNPYGRTKYFIEEMLKDLSASEEGWSIVLLRYFNPVGAHESGYIGEDPQGIPNNLMPYVSQVAIGRRSELSVFGNDFKTRDGTGVRDYVHVVDLAKGHVATLDKVMAGKIQGCKPFNLGTGQGSSVLEVIAAFEKASGMKIPYKIVDRRQGDVDELYAIPNLAEKELGWKAEKSLYDMCKDMWNWQKKNPNGFLETTN from the exons ATGACCTCCAAGGGCAACATCTTCGTGACCGGAGGTGCCGGGTACGTCGGTAGCCACACCGTCCTAGAGTTGCTCAACGCCGGCTACGATGTCGTCGTCATGGACAATTACCACAACGCTCATCCGG ataaGGAAGGTAAAATGCCTGAGAGTTTGCGGAGGGTTCAGGAGCTGACCGGAAAGGCGGTGACGTTTTACAAAGCAGACCTGAAAGACCAGACCTCCATAGACGAAATCTTTAAGAAG CATCACTTCGACTGCGTGATCCATTTTGCGGCGCTCAAGGCGGTTGGCGAGTCATGGCAGATTCCGCTGGACTACTATCGTACGAACCTAGGCGGAACCGTGAACCTGCTCGAT GTGATGAGAAGCCACGGCGTGAAGAAGATCATATTTTCCAGCTCGTGCACAGTGTACGGCGTGCCCAAGTACCTGCCCATCGACGAGGACCACCCGACGGGTCAGTCCTGCACCAACCCTTACGGGCGCACAAAGTACTTCATTGAGGAAATGCTCAAGGATctcagtgcctccgaggag GGCTGGTCGATAGTGCTGCTCAGATACTTCAACCCAGTGGGTGCCCACGAATCTGGCTACATTGGTGAGGACCCCCAGGGCATACCCAACAACCTCATGCCTTACGTTTCACAAGTGGCCATCGGCCGTCGTTCGGAGCTTTCAGTCTTCGGCAACGACTTCAAAACCCGCGATGGCACAG GGGTCCGGGACTATGTCCATGTGGTCGACCTTGCGAAAGGTCATGTGGCAACCCTCGACAAGGTGATGGCTGGAAAGATCCAGGGATGCAAG CCCTTCAACTTGGGCACGGGCCAGGGTTCTTCTGTGCTAGAGGTGATAGCAGCGTTTGAGAAGGCGTCTGGCATGAAGATTCCATACAAGATAGTCGATCGAAGGCAGGGCGACGTTGACGAGCTGTACGCGATTCCCAACCTAGCCGAAAAGGAGCTCGGCTGGAAAGCCGAGAAGTCTCTCTACGACATGT GCAAGGATATGTGGAACTGGCAGAAGAAGAACCCAAATGGCTTTCTAGAAACGACAAACTAG
- the LOC119163748 gene encoding uncharacterized protein LOC119163748, which translates to MRARLTEFRRAMNFPSKAKATTTTKPPLTSEQTVVSTTNGDVASDGDYNAEVALIDRRLPRELLLKIFSFLDVVSLCRCAQVSKAWNVLALDGSNWQSIDLFEFQRDIEGPVVQNIATRCGGFLRRLGLRGCQSVGDAAMQAFAARCRNIEALSLNGCRRVTDVTCESVGAHCSRLVDLDIGSCGQLTDRSLRAIATGCRNLERLDVSWSQQVTPDGFIRIARGCPRLLSLIAKGCPGLDDVACRALAEGCPRLRAVGFNECVAVTDAGVAAIASRCADLAYVGLSNCGQISDASLLALAQHCRSLRTLEVAGCSRLTDVGFQALARNCTSLERMDLEECVHITDLTLVALAGFCPQLEKLSLSHCEQLTDEGIRHLSIGLEKLALLELDNCPLVSEASLEYLSRCPALRRVDLYDCQLITREAVGKFNARMPQLRIHTYFPPLPPQPPRNDDAHGDVDGGAAQALRGRVGTQPRHCRCCVIL; encoded by the coding sequence ATGCGTGCCAGGTTGACCGAGTTTCGGCGTGCCATGAACTTCCCGAGCAAAGCCAAGGCGACGACGACAACAAAGCCTCCTCTGACGAGCGAACAAACCGTCGTCTCCACCACGAATGGCGATGTTGCGAGCGACGGTGACTACAATGCCGAGGTCGCCCTCATCGACAGGCGGCTGCCCCGAGAGCTGCTCCTCAAGATCTTCTCCTTTCTCGACGTCGTCTCGCTCTGCCGATGCGCCCAGGTCTCCAAAGCGTGGAACGTGTTGGCGCTGGACGGCAGCAATTGGCAGTCCATCGACCTGTTCGAGTTTCAGCGCGACATCGAGGGCCCCGTCGTGCAGAACATCGCGACCCGCTGCGGCGGCTTTCTCCGTCGCCTCGGACTTCGGGGATGCCAGAGTGTCGGCGACGCGGCGATGCAGGCCTTCGCTGCGCGCTGTCGAAACATCGAGGCTCTCTCGCTGAACGGTTGCCGACGCGTGACGGACGTCACGTGCGAAAGCGTCGGCGCTCACTGCTCGCGTCTCGTCGACCTGGACATTGGCTCGTGCGGCCAGCTGACGGACCGGTCGCTGAGGGCCATCGCGACCGGTTGCCGCAACCTGGAGCGCCTGGACGTCTCCTGGTCGCAGCAAGTGACGCCCGACGGTTTCATCCGCATCGCGCGCGGTTGCCCTCGGTTGCTGTCCCTCATAGCCAAGGGGTGCCCCGGACTGGACGACGTCGCGTGCCGTGCTCTAGCCGAGGGCTGCCCGCGCCTACGCGCCGTGGGCTTCAACGAGTGCGTCGCCGTGACGGACGCCGGAGTGGCGGCGATCGCGTCGCGCTGCGCGGACCTGGCGTACGTCGGTCTCTCCAACTGCGGCCAGATCTCGGACGCCTCGCTGCTGGCTCTGGCGCAGCACTGCCGCTCTCTGAGGACACTCGAGGTTGCCGGCTGCTCCCGGCTCACCGACGTGGGCTTCCAGGCGCTGGCGCGCAACTGTACCTCGCTCGAGCGCATGGACCTCGAGGAGTGCGTCCACATCACCGACCTCACCCTCGTTGCTCTGGCCGGGTTCTGCCCGCAGCTCGAAAAGCTCAGCCTGTCGCACTGCGAGCAGTTGACCGACGAAGGCATACGCCACCTCTCTATCGGCTTGGAGAAGCTCGCTCTTCTGGAGCTCGACAACTGCCCTCTGGTCTCGGAGGCCTCGCTCGAGTATCTGTCCCGCTGCCCGGCGCTGCGGCGCGTCGACCTCTACGACTGCCAACTGATCACGCGCGAGGCCGTGGGCAAGTTCAACGCGCGGATGCCCCAGCTCCGCATTCACACCTACTTTCCGCCGCTGCCGCCTCAGCCGCCCAGAAACGACGACGCTCACGGCGATGTCGATGGCGGTGCGGCGCAGGCGTTGCGAGGTCGCGTTGGGACGCAGCCGCGTCACTGCCGCTGTTGCGTGATTCTCTGA